In Leptodesmis sichuanensis A121, the following are encoded in one genomic region:
- the bicA gene encoding bicarbonate transporter BicA, with translation MAITNQIRFNNLRGDIFGGITAAIVSLPLALAFGVASGAGPIAGLYGAVCVGFFAALFGGTPTLISEPTGPMTVVMTAIVAGLTASNPENGLAMAFTVVMLAGLFQIVFGVFKLGKYITLMPYSVISGFMSGIGVILIILQIAPFLGHPAPKGGVMGTVAAIPQLLATAKPPEVILGALTLAIIFFMPKKLKRLVPPQLVALIVGTIISLTIFGNVDIRRIGDLGEIPMGLPQFQLPTFTPGQITTMFVDGVMLGMLGCIDTLLTAVIADSLTRTEHKSDKELIGQGIGNIVSGICGGLPGAGATMGTVVNIQTGATSALSGITRALILLVVVLGAARYTQPIPMAVLAGIALKVGVDILDWSFLKRSHKVSLKGSLIMYGVLLLTVFVDLIVAVGVGVFIANILTIERLSSLQSQEVKLISDTDDDARLSDEEKQLLDKGAGRVLLFYLSGPMIFGLSKAIAREHNAMKEADTLVIDLSDVPHLGVTASLAIENAIRDAYDKGLQIYVVGASTKIQTRLERLGLFELIKPEHVLANRTEALRQAVDHVYSKDVPV, from the coding sequence ATGGCAATTACTAATCAGATTCGTTTTAACAACCTGCGCGGTGATATCTTTGGCGGTATCACGGCAGCAATTGTTTCCTTACCCCTTGCGCTTGCCTTCGGAGTTGCCTCTGGTGCTGGCCCCATTGCTGGACTGTATGGAGCCGTCTGTGTCGGCTTCTTTGCTGCCCTGTTTGGTGGTACACCCACCTTGATTTCTGAACCCACGGGACCGATGACTGTCGTGATGACGGCGATCGTCGCTGGTCTAACCGCCAGCAATCCTGAAAACGGTCTAGCTATGGCATTTACCGTGGTCATGCTGGCAGGGTTGTTTCAAATCGTCTTCGGTGTTTTCAAGCTCGGTAAATACATCACACTGATGCCCTATAGCGTCATTTCTGGCTTCATGTCAGGGATTGGCGTGATTCTGATCATTCTGCAAATTGCACCCTTTCTGGGTCATCCCGCGCCCAAAGGCGGAGTGATGGGTACAGTGGCGGCAATTCCTCAACTGCTGGCAACTGCCAAGCCACCCGAAGTGATTTTGGGAGCCTTAACTCTGGCCATCATTTTCTTCATGCCTAAGAAGCTGAAGCGATTGGTGCCACCGCAGTTGGTTGCCCTGATTGTCGGTACAATTATCTCTCTCACGATCTTTGGCAATGTAGACATCCGTCGGATTGGAGATCTGGGTGAAATTCCGATGGGGTTACCGCAGTTTCAGCTACCCACTTTTACACCGGGTCAGATTACCACGATGTTTGTCGATGGGGTGATGTTGGGGATGCTGGGTTGCATTGATACCCTGCTAACTGCGGTGATTGCCGACAGTCTTACTCGCACGGAACATAAGTCTGATAAGGAATTGATTGGCCAGGGGATTGGTAATATCGTTTCAGGGATTTGCGGTGGGTTGCCTGGTGCAGGTGCCACGATGGGCACAGTGGTGAATATCCAGACGGGAGCAACATCGGCACTTTCGGGGATTACACGTGCGCTGATTTTGCTGGTGGTGGTGCTGGGTGCTGCCCGCTATACCCAACCGATACCAATGGCCGTACTGGCGGGGATTGCCCTGAAAGTAGGGGTTGATATTTTGGACTGGAGCTTCTTGAAGCGATCGCACAAAGTCTCCCTCAAGGGTTCCCTGATCATGTATGGGGTATTACTCCTGACGGTATTTGTTGATCTGATTGTGGCCGTTGGTGTGGGGGTATTTATCGCCAACATCCTGACCATTGAACGGTTGAGCAGCTTGCAATCTCAGGAAGTCAAGCTGATTTCAGATACCGATGACGACGCACGCTTAAGCGACGAAGAAAAGCAACTTTTGGATAAAGGTGCCGGTCGAGTGTTGCTGTTTTACCTGAGTGGTCCTATGATTTTTGGCTTATCCAAGGCGATCGCTCGCGAACACAACGCGATGAAAGAGGCTGATACGCTGGTGATAGATTTGAGCGATGTCCCTCACCTGGGAGTGACGGCTTCGCTAGCGATCGAAAATGCGATTCGGGATGCTTACGATAAAGGACTTCAGATCTATGTTGTCGGGGCCAGCACCAAAATTCAAACCCGTTTAGAGCGTTTGGGGCTATTTGAATTGATCAAGCCTGAGCATGTTTTGGCCAATCGTACCGAAGCACTGCGACAGGCAGTTGACCATGTTTACAGCAAAGATGTGCCAGTCTGA